In Candidatus Nanosynbacter lyticus, one genomic interval encodes:
- the greA gene encoding transcription elongation factor GreA: protein MKKTYQITETGKADLEVELAELKGRRGEIAEKIAVARDFGDLSENAEYDAAREEQGLVETRILEIEDILQNAEIIKSSGTSSVGLGSTVELQCPERTVSYTVVGPVEADPLAGRISDQSPIGKELIGKKIGDEVTIKTPKAEITYVVKSIS from the coding sequence ATGAAAAAAACTTACCAGATTACCGAAACTGGAAAAGCTGACTTGGAAGTCGAGCTAGCGGAGCTAAAAGGTCGCCGTGGTGAAATTGCTGAAAAAATTGCGGTAGCGCGAGATTTTGGCGATTTAAGTGAGAACGCAGAATATGACGCTGCGCGTGAAGAGCAGGGCTTGGTGGAGACACGGATTTTAGAGATTGAGGATATTTTGCAGAATGCTGAAATCATTAAATCAAGCGGCACTTCAAGTGTTGGCTTGGGCAGTACGGTTGAATTGCAGTGTCCAGAAAGAACCGTGTCCTATACGGTGGTTGGTCCGGTTGAGGCTGATCCATTGGCAGGAAGAATTTCTGATCAATCACCAATTGGTAAAGAGCTAATTGGTAAGAAAATTGGTGATGAAGTAACGATTAAAACCCCCAAAGCGGAAATCACTTACGTTGTTAAGTCCATCTCTTAA
- a CDS encoding lysine--tRNA ligase → MATLQDYRNERLRKLETLRQLGVDPYPAKSERTHGCGEVLARYDELAGQEVVVAGRIVSIRSFGKLAFIKLRDQSGEVQLYLQRDDVAELDASRGILGMKQLKLLDTGDFVEARGVMTTTQTGEKSVGVHELRLLTKSLRPMPEKLENKEERFRRRYVDMNVNPEVRLRFIRRSKFWRATRDYLNQHGFTEVNVPVLEHTTGGADANPFVTHMDALDNQQFYLRISHELPLKRLIGAGFEKVYDLGPRFRNENYSDEHLPEHIAMEWYAAYWDWRAGMRFMEDMYKYVLQETFGTLQFQLGKFNIDMSGEWEVWDYAEVIRKHYGIDVYDTTIDEVAAKLKEHGLEVEKTDSIPRGIDKLWKNIRKDVAGPVWLVNTPKFISPLSKTNPENPQTVERFQPVIAGSELGNGFSELNDPIDQLNRFVEQQQMRDAGDDEAMMLDIDYVEMLEYGMPPACGWGYSERVFWIFEGVTAREGVPFPQLRHEIDETTRAIYPQVKL, encoded by the coding sequence ATGGCCACACTTCAAGATTATCGAAATGAACGATTAAGAAAATTAGAGACATTACGCCAATTGGGCGTTGATCCGTATCCAGCAAAGTCGGAGCGGACGCATGGTTGCGGCGAGGTTTTGGCACGGTATGATGAATTGGCGGGTCAAGAAGTGGTGGTCGCAGGGCGTATCGTTTCAATTCGCAGCTTTGGTAAGCTGGCGTTCATCAAACTGCGCGACCAGTCTGGTGAAGTACAGTTATATTTGCAGCGCGATGATGTGGCGGAATTGGACGCTAGCCGCGGCATATTGGGCATGAAACAACTGAAGCTTCTGGATACGGGTGATTTTGTCGAGGCACGCGGGGTGATGACGACGACGCAGACTGGCGAAAAGTCGGTTGGCGTACATGAGCTAAGGCTACTGACCAAATCGCTCAGGCCGATGCCTGAAAAACTAGAGAACAAAGAAGAGCGTTTCCGCCGCCGCTATGTTGATATGAACGTCAATCCAGAGGTGCGCCTGCGGTTTATTCGTCGCAGTAAGTTTTGGCGGGCGACACGTGATTATCTGAACCAGCATGGCTTTACTGAGGTGAATGTACCGGTATTGGAACACACCACCGGCGGCGCTGATGCTAATCCGTTTGTGACGCATATGGACGCGCTGGATAATCAGCAGTTTTACTTGCGTATTTCTCACGAGCTGCCGCTGAAGCGGTTGATTGGTGCTGGGTTTGAGAAGGTGTATGACCTCGGGCCGCGTTTTCGCAATGAGAATTATTCAGACGAGCATTTGCCAGAGCACATCGCCATGGAGTGGTACGCCGCGTATTGGGACTGGCGAGCTGGCATGCGTTTCATGGAAGATATGTATAAATATGTTCTGCAGGAAACGTTTGGTACGCTGCAATTTCAGCTGGGTAAATTTAATATTGATATGAGTGGTGAGTGGGAAGTTTGGGATTATGCTGAAGTTATTCGTAAGCACTATGGGATTGACGTGTACGATACGACGATTGACGAGGTGGCCGCCAAGTTGAAGGAGCATGGTTTAGAGGTTGAAAAGACTGATTCCATTCCGCGTGGTATTGATAAATTATGGAAGAATATTCGTAAAGATGTAGCGGGGCCGGTGTGGTTGGTGAATACGCCGAAGTTTATCAGCCCGCTGTCTAAAACCAACCCTGAAAATCCGCAGACAGTGGAGCGTTTCCAGCCGGTAATCGCTGGGTCGGAATTGGGCAATGGCTTTTCGGAGTTGAATGACCCGATTGACCAGCTGAACCGCTTTGTTGAGCAGCAACAGATGCGCGATGCGGGCGATGACGAGGCGATGATGTTGGACATCGACTATGTGGAGATGTTGGAGTACGGTATGCCGCCAGCTTGCGGTTGGGGTTACTCTGAGCGGGTGTTTTGGATTTTTGAAGGCGTGACGGCGCGCGAAGGTGTGCCATTCCCACAGCTACGTCATGAGATTGATGAGACGACGCGAGCGATCTACCCGCAGGTGAAGTTGTAA
- a CDS encoding DUF2207 domain-containing protein translates to MKRFILGILIAGSLLVGSGQAAFAAQADNFTITKFDAEYSLGRDSENRSALAATWRITAHFPPNQNRGIVPIFVKKYDNHPTNFSLQSVTDGQGVSLDHTWNGDELRIGKKDVYVQGEKTYVIKFTQRDVTKHYDNTGRDEFYWDVIGNEWRVPMQNVRVSVKFDESLQAARAGEAFCYTGAHGSTKRCNISGDKGEIVTNVSRLNRREGITMAVGFTSGTFTGYQETLSEKLLKIWAMVQTIASSLAVILMLLLGWRYKRLFGRHNELKPIPPEYLPPKQASVMISTYILKRYDLFIVKGSAKVAQLLDLAVRHYIKLYEVKKASFLRSAQYEIEIVKDLTELRPEESEVIRDMFGESMPKPGQRLNLKKLQNNLSYAARTGDDDNNLKSLARGKYALCEQKPENKRIVQKWALWVFVISVLLLSPMLLIVAGIVFALSFGWSLTDEGLVLRRYLAGLKMYIGVAEAERLQMLQSPEGAEKVKINTADERQLVKLYERILPYAVLFGQEKEWSKQLGKYYEQVGEQPDWYSGQGAFNAAAFAAGMNSLSSVASSASDYSSTSGGSTGGGFAGGGGGGGGGGGW, encoded by the coding sequence ATGAAGCGATTTATATTGGGGATACTAATCGCTGGATCTCTGTTGGTTGGATCTGGCCAGGCGGCGTTTGCGGCACAGGCGGACAATTTTACTATCACTAAATTTGACGCAGAGTATTCGCTAGGTCGCGACAGCGAAAATCGTTCAGCCTTGGCGGCAACGTGGCGAATTACTGCTCATTTTCCGCCTAACCAAAACCGCGGCATTGTGCCAATATTTGTGAAGAAGTATGATAATCATCCGACGAACTTTTCGTTGCAGTCGGTGACTGATGGACAGGGTGTGTCGCTGGATCATACATGGAACGGCGACGAGTTACGAATTGGCAAGAAAGACGTTTACGTTCAGGGTGAAAAAACCTACGTCATCAAGTTCACCCAGCGTGATGTGACTAAGCATTATGACAATACGGGGCGTGATGAGTTCTACTGGGACGTCATCGGCAATGAGTGGCGCGTGCCGATGCAAAATGTACGCGTGTCTGTAAAATTTGACGAGTCACTTCAGGCGGCGCGAGCGGGTGAAGCGTTTTGTTATACTGGTGCGCATGGTTCAACTAAGCGGTGTAATATCAGCGGTGATAAGGGCGAAATTGTGACAAATGTGAGCCGCCTGAATCGCCGTGAAGGCATAACGATGGCAGTCGGCTTTACTAGCGGTACATTTACTGGATATCAAGAGACGCTGAGTGAAAAGTTGCTAAAAATTTGGGCAATGGTGCAGACGATAGCAAGTAGTTTGGCGGTTATATTGATGTTGTTATTGGGTTGGCGTTATAAGCGTTTATTTGGCAGACATAATGAGCTTAAGCCAATTCCGCCAGAGTATTTGCCGCCAAAACAGGCGAGTGTGATGATATCAACATATATTTTGAAAAGGTATGATCTCTTTATAGTTAAAGGTTCGGCCAAGGTGGCGCAGTTGTTGGATTTAGCGGTGCGGCATTATATCAAATTGTACGAAGTGAAAAAGGCGTCATTTTTGCGGTCGGCGCAGTATGAAATTGAAATTGTCAAAGATTTGACAGAGCTGAGGCCTGAAGAGTCTGAAGTTATTCGGGACATGTTTGGCGAGTCGATGCCAAAACCAGGTCAGCGGCTAAATCTGAAAAAGCTACAGAATAATTTGTCGTATGCGGCGCGAACAGGTGATGATGATAATAATTTGAAGAGTTTGGCTCGCGGTAAGTATGCTTTGTGTGAGCAAAAACCAGAAAATAAGCGAATTGTACAGAAGTGGGCTTTGTGGGTTTTTGTTATCAGTGTATTGTTGCTGTCACCGATGCTACTGATCGTGGCGGGGATAGTGTTTGCTTTGTCATTTGGCTGGTCGCTGACTGACGAGGGCTTGGTACTCAGGCGGTATTTGGCAGGACTTAAAATGTACATTGGCGTGGCTGAAGCTGAGCGTTTACAGATGCTACAAAGTCCTGAGGGTGCGGAAAAAGTGAAGATTAATACGGCTGATGAGCGGCAATTGGTGAAGTTGTATGAGAGAATCTTGCCATACGCGGTGCTGTTTGGACAGGAAAAAGAGTGGAGTAAGCAGTTGGGAAAGTACTATGAGCAAGTTGGTGAGCAGCCAGATTGGTACAGTGGTCAGGGCGCGTTCAATGCGGCGGCATTTGCGGCTGGGATGAATAGTCTGTCAAGCGTGGCCAGTAGCGCCAGCGACTATTCATCGACCTCTGGTGGTTCGACTGGTGGTGGCTTCGCTGGTGGTGGCGGAGGCGGTGGCGGAGGCGGCGGCTGGTAA
- a CDS encoding CNNM domain-containing protein, giving the protein MSDILLWLMAVLLLALSGIFSGLNIGLMMARPDDLKRKAGQGDEIAKRVYRYRKDGYYLIFCILLGNVGVNTAMSILLGNMTNGVVGGLIATLLITMFGEILPQAIFTQRGYRFVRYFFWLLNVIYVLFWPLARPMSKLLNHWLGKETPQLYSHQELEEIIHEHAERSDSPVDYDESRIAAGALQFSKKTAGDLVTPMSEVFTVNLDDELDATLLARIKHAGHSRIPVCDDERLVGILYVKDVVGRELPLPVSQLYRDKIHDIDARSRLDTVLSRFIQTRNHLFVVMDNETELGIITLEDVIEEILDQEIEDEYDEE; this is encoded by the coding sequence ATGTCTGATATTTTACTGTGGTTGATGGCCGTTTTACTATTGGCATTATCTGGGATATTTTCGGGCCTGAATATTGGCTTGATGATGGCGCGACCAGACGACTTAAAGCGAAAGGCTGGGCAGGGTGATGAGATTGCTAAGCGAGTCTATCGCTACCGTAAGGATGGCTACTATTTGATATTTTGTATTTTGCTGGGCAATGTCGGTGTAAATACGGCGATGTCAATTTTGCTGGGTAATATGACTAACGGCGTGGTTGGCGGGTTGATTGCCACATTACTGATCACTATGTTTGGCGAGATTTTGCCGCAAGCGATTTTTACGCAGCGCGGTTATCGTTTCGTGCGGTATTTCTTCTGGCTGCTTAATGTAATTTATGTGCTATTTTGGCCACTGGCTCGGCCGATGTCGAAATTGCTAAATCATTGGCTAGGTAAAGAGACGCCTCAGCTTTATTCTCACCAGGAGCTGGAGGAAATTATTCATGAACATGCTGAGCGTTCGGATAGCCCAGTCGATTATGATGAAAGTCGAATCGCGGCGGGAGCGCTGCAGTTTAGTAAAAAGACGGCTGGTGATTTGGTAACGCCGATGAGTGAGGTGTTTACTGTGAATCTGGATGATGAGCTGGACGCGACACTACTAGCGCGAATTAAACATGCTGGGCATTCGCGGATCCCGGTGTGTGATGATGAGCGGCTGGTAGGGATTTTGTATGTCAAAGATGTAGTGGGGCGTGAGCTGCCACTGCCAGTCAGTCAATTGTACCGAGACAAGATTCACGACATCGATGCACGGTCGCGGCTGGATACGGTGCTTAGTCGATTCATCCAAACCCGCAATCACTTGTTTGTGGTAATGGATAATGAAACGGAACTGGGAATTATTACACTGGAAGATGTGATTGAGGAGATTTTGGATCAGGAGATTGAGGATGAATATGACGAGGAGTAG
- a CDS encoding ABC transporter permease: MRRIDIIKRAGRNLRQSKGRTILTALAISVGAFTIGLAMMAGEGGRLYTNNIVDSAGDKKVITVYKKAVSSSAEEEALPEYSDSKDKNKSSEVKDRSSLRSKYSMGDEDLAKLRSISHVEKVTPSYSTSGIVYVKSSGNGKKFTPDIAVKADRTRAELAAGSLDDFILKSGEAIIPESYVGKMGFASAKSAIGKTITLGIRGGSSWSASASKEISLKIVAVDKQSDTTIFYQPAVRISSDDAKDIYEYSHYKGLSNEYSLVIVSVDDVKNIDAVKDEISKSYTASSIQDARKALLTMVNVAQMALIGFGGLALLASVFGIINTMYISVLERTSQIGLMKALGTSGRDIGRLFRYEAAWVGLLGGLIGVGSASLITLFNPAIASALKLGAGTNLLVINPIQIILLIVSLMVMAVLAGWLPSRKATKLDPIEALRTE; this comes from the coding sequence ATGAGAAGAATAGATATTATTAAGCGAGCCGGGCGTAACCTTCGCCAGTCGAAAGGTCGTACGATTTTAACGGCACTGGCGATTTCTGTCGGGGCGTTTACCATTGGGCTAGCGATGATGGCGGGTGAGGGCGGTCGATTGTATACCAATAACATAGTTGATTCTGCTGGCGATAAGAAGGTTATTACAGTGTATAAAAAAGCCGTTTCATCATCAGCAGAGGAGGAGGCTTTACCAGAATATAGCGACTCAAAAGATAAAAATAAAAGTAGCGAGGTAAAGGACCGTTCCTCATTGCGTAGTAAGTATTCAATGGGTGATGAGGATCTCGCAAAATTACGCAGTATTTCGCACGTAGAAAAAGTGACACCATCCTACTCTACATCTGGAATCGTGTATGTTAAAAGTTCGGGGAATGGTAAGAAATTTACTCCAGATATAGCAGTTAAGGCGGACCGGACTCGGGCGGAATTGGCAGCTGGCAGCTTGGACGATTTTATATTGAAGTCGGGCGAAGCTATTATTCCAGAGTCTTATGTAGGAAAAATGGGCTTTGCTAGTGCTAAGTCGGCTATCGGCAAGACTATTACGTTGGGCATTCGTGGCGGATCATCGTGGAGTGCTAGTGCTTCTAAAGAGATCTCGTTAAAAATTGTAGCGGTTGATAAACAGTCGGACACAACAATCTTCTATCAGCCAGCCGTGAGGATATCGTCAGACGACGCTAAGGATATTTACGAATATAGTCATTATAAGGGGTTGTCTAACGAATACTCATTGGTGATTGTGTCTGTTGATGACGTAAAGAATATTGACGCCGTAAAGGATGAAATCAGCAAAAGCTATACTGCGTCGTCAATTCAAGATGCTCGCAAGGCGCTTCTGACAATGGTTAATGTAGCTCAGATGGCTTTGATAGGTTTTGGTGGATTGGCGCTGCTTGCTAGTGTGTTTGGCATCATTAATACTATGTATATTTCAGTTCTGGAGCGAACCAGTCAAATCGGTTTGATGAAAGCGTTGGGCACGAGTGGCCGCGATATCGGTAGGTTATTTAGATATGAAGCAGCTTGGGTTGGTTTATTAGGTGGACTAATCGGTGTTGGCTCTGCAAGTTTGATAACGCTGTTTAATCCAGCAATTGCTAGTGCGCTAAAACTGGGGGCGGGCACTAATCTTCTGGTTATTAATCCAATACAAATTATTTTATTGATAGTCAGTCTAATGGTTATGGCGGTGCTGGCTGGTTGGCTACCGAGCCGCAAGGCAACAAAGTTAGACCCAATTGAGGCGTTAAGGACAGAATAG
- a CDS encoding ABC transporter ATP-binding protein, which translates to MIELKNVTKIYGKKKNQFVALNDVSLKIPTGVSVAILGKSGSGKSTLMHAISGLDRPQQGRVIIDGQDILQLKQKQVDEFRAKKIGFIFQSFFVQGNESVEDNVSLPLEIAQMPQKMREAKINEALMAVDLYEKRKSRAKDLSGGQKQRLAIARAIVGDPQIIFADEPTGNLDSETGTKIEELLFNYNKQKGATLIVVTHDDDLAKKCDYQIRIKDGQIEGTNIPQEERYESQ; encoded by the coding sequence ATGATTGAACTTAAGAACGTAACGAAAATTTACGGCAAAAAGAAAAATCAATTTGTAGCGTTAAATGATGTCAGTTTGAAAATTCCAACGGGCGTTAGTGTGGCGATTCTTGGTAAATCTGGCTCAGGAAAGTCAACATTGATGCACGCAATTTCTGGACTTGACCGTCCGCAGCAGGGTCGAGTGATTATTGATGGGCAAGATATTTTGCAACTGAAGCAGAAGCAAGTTGATGAATTCCGGGCTAAAAAAATAGGGTTTATTTTCCAGAGCTTTTTCGTTCAAGGTAACGAAAGTGTTGAGGATAATGTTAGTCTGCCGCTAGAAATCGCACAGATGCCACAAAAAATGCGTGAAGCGAAAATCAACGAGGCTCTGATGGCGGTGGACCTGTATGAGAAGCGTAAAAGCCGCGCGAAAGATTTGTCTGGTGGTCAAAAGCAGCGTTTGGCGATTGCCAGGGCGATTGTTGGCGATCCGCAGATTATCTTCGCTGATGAGCCAACGGGTAATCTAGACAGCGAAACCGGTACTAAGATAGAAGAGCTACTGTTTAACTATAACAAACAAAAAGGCGCGACGTTGATAGTGGTGACTCATGATGATGATTTGGCTAAAAAATGCGATTACCAAATCCGTATAAAAGACGGGCAAATTGAAGGTACTAATATTCCACAAGAGGAAAGGTATGAATCCCAGTGA
- a CDS encoding PadR family transcriptional regulator — MNPSDYAESLTIQLRKGFLVYCVLLSCAKQDQYAGDIVRRLSDSELMVVEGTIYPLLNRLQKYGYLLHEWRESEQGPPRKYYSLTDSGFQLVDELKHRIKMLNSSLKDLEKGVN; from the coding sequence ATGAATCCCAGTGATTATGCTGAAAGCCTAACCATTCAGCTGCGTAAAGGTTTTTTGGTGTACTGTGTGCTGCTTTCCTGTGCTAAGCAGGATCAGTATGCTGGTGACATTGTTAGGCGATTAAGTGATTCAGAGTTAATGGTTGTTGAGGGTACAATTTATCCGCTGCTAAACAGACTGCAGAAGTATGGGTATTTACTGCATGAATGGCGGGAAAGTGAGCAGGGGCCGCCCAGAAAATATTACTCACTAACAGATAGCGGGTTTCAGTTAGTTGATGAGTTGAAGCATCGCATAAAAATGTTGAATAGTTCGCTTAAAGATCTTGAGAAAGGTGTGAATTAA
- a CDS encoding PspC domain-containing protein yields MKEITRIHLAKTAFSIEIEAKSSLEKYLNSIQKNMHAEPEAMREIEARMVEILAERGVMKEGVISVDDVLAIQKQMGESRDFADGDGPVDDDLDSDGSESKPEKQLMRDTDNAIIGGVCAGVAAYFNINPLWVRLIAIVSSFATFGTAVLIYVVMWLSMPPASTASDKLRMRGKPVTLAALKKAAVEGGSVIANESRDLASKILRYSAGIIIFLMTLGVVIGLIVGGAVGLSVIDLLSGLNAQIWAWGLWISLVICGISAAVLGMMLSRSVFTWTMSRVSALSMIIATVVISMGMASSIVFGMKASSEFIYESQYLTKRMNVEIPDADNVKTISINGAMGSVKRTDSDKLKIEAEYIELPNMKKPDVNVRREGDRLIVSIAEKCPRTIFFSGCQMFYTPIGLKIYAPAGVNVDSPAYYGADNVDHSDA; encoded by the coding sequence ATGAAAGAGATAACTAGAATTCATCTAGCAAAAACGGCTTTTAGTATAGAAATTGAAGCTAAAAGTTCGCTAGAAAAATATCTTAATTCAATTCAAAAAAATATGCACGCTGAGCCGGAAGCTATGAGAGAAATCGAGGCACGGATGGTTGAGATTTTGGCAGAGCGCGGCGTAATGAAGGAAGGAGTCATTAGTGTTGACGATGTTTTAGCAATTCAAAAGCAAATGGGTGAGTCGCGTGATTTTGCTGATGGTGATGGCCCAGTAGATGATGATCTGGATAGTGATGGTTCAGAGTCAAAGCCAGAAAAGCAACTAATGCGTGATACTGATAATGCTATTATCGGTGGTGTTTGTGCCGGCGTGGCGGCATATTTTAACATCAATCCGCTATGGGTACGGCTAATTGCAATTGTCTCGTCGTTCGCAACTTTTGGTACGGCTGTATTAATTTACGTGGTGATGTGGCTATCGATGCCTCCGGCGAGTACGGCGTCAGATAAATTAAGAATGCGCGGCAAGCCAGTAACTCTGGCGGCTCTTAAAAAAGCAGCCGTTGAGGGTGGCTCAGTAATAGCTAATGAGAGTAGGGATTTGGCCTCTAAAATTCTTCGCTATTCTGCTGGAATTATAATTTTCCTGATGACTCTTGGGGTAGTGATTGGGCTGATTGTAGGTGGCGCAGTTGGACTATCTGTAATTGATCTACTAAGTGGATTAAATGCACAAATATGGGCTTGGGGTCTATGGATTTCACTAGTGATTTGCGGCATTTCAGCGGCGGTTTTGGGTATGATGTTGTCGCGTAGCGTTTTTACTTGGACGATGAGTCGCGTGTCAGCACTCTCGATGATTATTGCTACGGTCGTTATATCTATGGGTATGGCCAGCTCAATCGTATTTGGCATGAAAGCTAGCTCAGAATTTATATATGAGTCTCAGTACCTGACAAAGAGAATGAATGTCGAAATTCCGGATGCAGATAATGTAAAAACAATTTCCATCAACGGCGCAATGGGAAGTGTAAAGCGAACTGACTCTGATAAGCTGAAAATTGAGGCCGAGTATATAGAATTACCAAACATGAAGAAGCCAGATGTCAATGTACGACGCGAGGGCGATCGATTGATAGTGTCTATTGCTGAAAAATGTCCGCGAACGATATTTTTCAGCGGCTGCCAAATGTTCTATACGCCAATTGGACTTAAGATTTATGCGCCTGCTGGCGTAAATGTGGATAGTCCAGCTTATTATGGCGCTGATAATGTAGATCACTCTGACGCTTAA
- a CDS encoding undecaprenyl-diphosphate phosphatase translates to MAWWQAIILGVIEGITEFLPISSTGHLTIAEKLMGMKIDDPSVVAFTAVIQIGAILAAVIYFWSDIWRILQVWWCGLWWKRARRKFDYKYGWAIIIGSIPIAVVGLLFKHEVETVLRSLWFVAIGLVGWSVVMWLADNRAVKNKRNEAETSWKDTLIIGVGQCLSLIPGISRSGATISVGLFRGFDRVSVTKLSFFLGIPALMAAGLLEVVTKYKHISGGVGWTSTIIATVVSFGVGYVAVSWLLKFIQSNNFRPFIIYRFTMGLFLLILLGVGFISHV, encoded by the coding sequence GTGGCTTGGTGGCAAGCGATTATTCTTGGCGTGATTGAAGGAATTACGGAATTCTTGCCGATTTCTTCGACTGGACATTTGACGATTGCTGAGAAGCTTATGGGGATGAAAATCGACGATCCGAGCGTGGTAGCGTTTACGGCGGTGATCCAAATTGGGGCAATTTTGGCAGCAGTAATTTATTTCTGGAGCGATATTTGGCGTATTCTGCAAGTTTGGTGGTGCGGCCTGTGGTGGAAGCGAGCGCGCCGGAAGTTTGATTATAAATATGGCTGGGCAATCATTATCGGCTCGATTCCTATCGCTGTCGTCGGTCTTCTGTTCAAGCACGAAGTTGAAACGGTGCTTCGGAGTTTGTGGTTTGTGGCGATTGGACTGGTCGGCTGGAGTGTGGTAATGTGGCTGGCGGATAATCGGGCGGTAAAAAATAAGCGTAATGAAGCTGAGACCAGCTGGAAAGATACGCTGATCATCGGCGTGGGGCAGTGTCTGTCGTTAATTCCAGGAATCAGCCGTTCTGGTGCAACAATCTCTGTCGGTCTGTTTCGTGGTTTTGACCGCGTATCGGTTACGAAGTTGAGTTTCTTTTTGGGCATCCCAGCTTTAATGGCGGCTGGGTTGCTGGAGGTCGTTACCAAATATAAACACATTTCTGGTGGTGTCGGCTGGACATCAACCATTATTGCTACCGTAGTTTCCTTTGGCGTGGGTTACGTGGCGGTGTCATGGCTACTGAAGTTTATTCAGAGCAATAATTTCCGTCCATTTATAATTTATCGATTTACGATGGGACTGTTTCTATTAATACTGCTTGGTGTCGGGTTTATTTCTCACGTTTAA
- the serS gene encoding serine--tRNA ligase produces MLDIKFIRDNVDLVQRSANDKGYKVDIAALLQLDDERRDLQKQVDALRERRNVISAQMKGGRPDQELIDQGKQLKIELAEREGYLKSTEEKVATILKNVPNVTFDDVPLGGEEDSVEVKRWGEQKTGAVDHLDYAVKRGWVDFERGAKVAGAKFYYLKGDLALLENAVTQFALDYVTKQGFTFMTVPHMVNLRTAEGAGFAPKGEGSNEYVVEGEDLTLIGTAEMPLTGYHADEILDEKDLPLLYAGYSPCYRKEAGTYGKHTRGLFRVHQFNKLEMYAFCLPEQSRDIHEKILAIEEALWQQIGISYHVVNIAAGDLGAPAAKKYDIEYWSPVDETYRELTSCSNCTDYQARGLNIRVRRADGNIESVHTLNGTAVSLARSLVVILENFQNEDGGLTVPEVLRPYMNGRDVI; encoded by the coding sequence ATGTTAGACATCAAGTTTATTCGAGATAATGTTGATCTTGTGCAAAGGTCGGCGAATGATAAGGGTTATAAGGTCGATATTGCGGCATTGTTGCAGTTGGATGACGAGCGTCGCGATCTGCAAAAACAAGTTGATGCTCTGCGTGAGCGACGTAATGTGATCTCGGCGCAGATGAAAGGCGGCCGTCCAGATCAGGAACTGATTGACCAGGGCAAGCAGCTGAAAATTGAACTGGCAGAGCGTGAAGGTTACTTAAAATCTACTGAGGAAAAAGTAGCCACGATTCTAAAAAACGTGCCAAATGTAACTTTTGATGACGTGCCGCTCGGTGGCGAGGAGGATAGCGTCGAGGTTAAGCGTTGGGGCGAGCAGAAAACTGGCGCCGTTGATCATCTGGATTATGCTGTTAAGCGTGGCTGGGTAGATTTTGAGCGTGGTGCAAAAGTAGCTGGCGCGAAGTTCTATTACCTTAAGGGCGATTTGGCGTTGCTAGAAAATGCTGTGACGCAATTTGCACTGGATTATGTGACAAAGCAGGGCTTTACGTTCATGACCGTGCCGCATATGGTGAATTTGCGCACAGCGGAAGGTGCGGGCTTTGCGCCAAAGGGCGAGGGTAGTAATGAATATGTGGTCGAGGGCGAGGATTTGACGCTGATCGGGACAGCGGAAATGCCGCTGACCGGCTATCACGCTGATGAGATTTTGGACGAGAAAGATTTACCGCTACTATATGCAGGATATAGTCCATGCTATCGCAAGGAAGCGGGAACGTACGGCAAGCATACGCGTGGGTTGTTCCGAGTGCACCAATTTAACAAATTGGAAATGTACGCCTTTTGTTTGCCAGAACAGTCGCGTGATATTCATGAAAAGATTTTGGCGATTGAAGAAGCTTTGTGGCAACAAATTGGCATTTCGTACCACGTAGTGAATATCGCGGCGGGTGACCTGGGTGCGCCGGCTGCCAAAAAATACGACATCGAGTACTGGTCGCCCGTCGATGAGACGTATCGCGAGCTGACCAGCTGTTCGAACTGTACGGATTATCAAGCGCGTGGCTTGAATATTCGCGTGCGACGGGCGGACGGCAACATCGAGTCGGTTCACACCCTGAATGGCACGGCGGTTTCATTGGCGCGGTCATTGGTGGTGATTTTGGAGAATTTCCAAAACGAAGATGGCGGTTTGACGGTGCCAGAGGTATTGCGACCATATATGAATGGCCGTGACGTGATATAA